DNA from Syntrophorhabdaceae bacterium:
GACGGTCGAAGGTGAATACTGAGCGTATGCCCAGTTCACGCATCGTCTCAAAACTGACGCAATCCACCAGACTGAGCCCTTTCCTCGAAGCGGCGAGAAGGGCGGCCGTCCCCAGTCGATGTATATCGGAAGCGACAAATTCAACAGAAAGAACGGGGACAAGATCATCGCAGAACCCCCGTACCGCCTCAAAACCCAATCTGTTCTGGATGAGCGCGCAACTCTCCACAAGGACATAGCTTGTTGTTACCAGATTCTGCCCGGAACCGATGAGTTCGCGCCATGCCCCGGCTGCCCTGGTGTGGTTGTTGTCGTCGGCGTCCAGCAGGGCGAAGAGGGCGGAAGTGTCTATGAAGACACTCATTG
Protein-coding regions in this window:
- a CDS encoding PIN domain-containing protein yields the protein MSVFIDTSALFALLDADDNNHTRAAGAWRELIGSGQNLVTTSYVLVESCALIQNRLGFEAVRGFCDDLVPVLSVEFVASDIHRLGTAALLAASRKGLSLVDCVSFETMRELGIRSVFTFDRHFREYGFTALP